TGTAATCTGTTGCTTCACCGACGGAAGTCAGCTTCTCAGCTTCTTCATCCGGGATCTCCATCCCGAATTCCTCTTCCAGGGCCATCACCAGCTCGACTGTATCGAGCGAATCGGCACCCAGATCGTCGACAAATTTTGCCTCGGGAGTGACCTGTTCGGGATTTACTCCAAGCTGCTCTACTATGATCTCCCTGACTTTTGACTCGACTGACATCAAAACCTCCTGTTTATTTTACATTCCAATAATTATCACATCAACAATCCGCCGTCGACCTGGATGACCTGGCCGGTAATATAAGAAGCCAGATCTGAGGCCAGGAACAGGGCGGTATCCGCGATATCCTCGGGTGTCCCGGGACGTTTTAGCGGTATATTATCCAGAAACGCCTGCCGGGCCGCCTCCGGCAGACTTTCAGTCATCTCAGTCTCGATGTATCCTGGGGCAATCGCGTTGACAGTCACACCCCTCGAAGCCAGTTCTTTGGCCGATGACTTGGTCAAGCCTATCAAGCCTGCCTTGGAAGCAGAGTAGTTAGCCTGACCGGCGTTACCCATGAGCCCGACAACTGAGGAAATATTTATAATTCGTCCGGATCGTTGTTTGAGCATAATCCTGGCGGCCGACTGAGTGGCCAGAAAAGCACCCTTGAGGTTGACTTTCAAGACGAAATCCCAGTCCTCCTCCTTCATACGCATAAGCAGGGTATCGCGGGTGACACCGGCATTATTCACCAGAACATCGACCGAACCAAAATGCTCCTTAGTCTTGTTCATCAGTTCAGATATCTGCTCCGGGTCGGATACATCGCAGACCACAGAGATAACTTCCCCATGTTTTTGCAATGCGGACTTGGCCTTACTTAATAGTTCTTCACTTATATCCGAAAGCACGAGATGGGCACCTTGCTTGATGAATCGCTTAGCAATTTCAAATCCGATCCCGCGACCGGCACCGGTCACTACCGCTGTCTTTTTGTCGAGCATCATTGCTTATCCGCCCCCGCTGAAACTGAATCCAAAAACTTCTGCATATCCTCGAGATGATCGATATTTTCTATCTGAACTCCTTTGAGG
This genomic window from Candidatus Zixiibacteriota bacterium contains:
- the acpP gene encoding acyl carrier protein, which codes for MSVESKVREIIVEQLGVNPEQVTPEAKFVDDLGADSLDTVELVMALEEEFGMEIPDEEAEKLTSVGEATDYIQNHISE
- the fabG gene encoding 3-oxoacyl-[acyl-carrier-protein] reductase: MMLDKKTAVVTGAGRGIGFEIAKRFIKQGAHLVLSDISEELLSKAKSALQKHGEVISVVCDVSDPEQISELMNKTKEHFGSVDVLVNNAGVTRDTLLMRMKEEDWDFVLKVNLKGAFLATQSAARIMLKQRSGRIINISSVVGLMGNAGQANYSASKAGLIGLTKSSAKELASRGVTVNAIAPGYIETEMTESLPEAARQAFLDNIPLKRPGTPEDIADTALFLASDLASYITGQVIQVDGGLLM